The segment AGGGCGGGGGGTGGCTTCTCTGGTTGCACCCGTGTCGCCCCTCAAGTACATCCAGGAGCTTTTCACCACTTTCAAAACCGCCATAGTTTCAGCATCCATCAGGTCGGGGATTTTGCCCAGTTCTTCGCTGATAAAGCCCAGGAGTTCCTCTTGACTACGGAAGAACAGTGTGAGCAACGCGTCATAGCGTCCCGCGATCAGCCGAATGGCTCGAACGCATCGGTAGGGGGCCAAATAACCCGCCACAGCATCCGACTTCCCAGGACGAACAGTGATCCCCATCAAGGCCCTTGTTGAGAACCCCAACACCAGTGGTTCAGGCCTGGCCGCGATTGTGATAGTCCCCGCATCAATGAGCCGCTGAACTCGCCGGTGAATCGTCGTTGAGCTTGTGCCGAGCTTTTTCGCCAGAGAGGGATTGCTCTGCCTGGCGTCTAGTTCTAGCTCTTTCACCAGCAGCAGGTCCAGGTCATCGACCCCCGGTTC is part of the Dehalococcoidia bacterium genome and harbors:
- a CDS encoding Lrp/AsnC family transcriptional regulator, with the translated sequence MNRIRKSSEPGVDDLDLLLVKELELDARQSNPSLAKKLGTSSTTIHRRVQRLIDAGTITIAARPEPLVLGFSTRALMGITVRPGKSDAVAGYLAPYRCVRAIRLIAGRYDALLTLFFRSQEELLGFISEELGKIPDLMDAETMAVLKVVKSSWMYLRGDTGATREATPRPLDELEVKLIEALESSPRESITHLSKKLQINRTLMGKKMQVLLNENIVRVVSVADPTAFGFGTQAIILVKTRPGQINAATDHLVADRRVNRVVITTGRFDLFLSANFQDSTEMADFLKNILGVTPGIVHYETMLQLAVPKQSFSLLT